In the Pseudonocardia cypriaca genome, one interval contains:
- a CDS encoding glyoxal oxidase has translation MHDHHLRKAQDHDAPDQHERPDHEAPHPHEGPGGPVVDYHVFSTIRSTLRGPVTQGGASRWASAVAVLDEIEQHVVRLDWLIGLSRRAVVGEHDARQLLGQWLGSELAERPIPASNAEGTLAVARATLKEEGRSVSDQEGNLHGHNGPDHGGQDGRDPTLGINVKAIRELFLGAVYVLGPDNADRRLELLQVGLQRSIGLMDSLHHQATRVLQGREHPDSMPNLLNQLPRGRDLDVILKGYPRPPTAPKLPPLPKINPILECLGTLRNGTVGSGSAVSTWINATTDTLNLTQLITRIAPSNVCAGRDIVIHADRSEPAKQFPLPQPADYGVFLEPCGTPAAVREWANDHVTVTVPNGARSGCVIFGRLPAENTGAGVVQAEVAALERFSTCLNSIGVGRPQVGPIALNPRSFCRITVCSPDSPNLITVGHAPDVFSFVARDPAGREIGAAGVEAGTTVTVVWEVRSDAGPLQIATSGAKTLTGQPAIGSVVLSPLDMRTKQTLTLQATNSCGTVSRTVAIPVFRKLYLAPKPLSMMVDGQATLTVRSSCPVTSDLTVAFSAANSDGTAPLRVTVPPTATIRTGQDAATVSVAPALTGGLAAYIASLRPGFAAAVVTATAADHQPGSVGVWVEPPRGQSKVVSPTTTDLVAVHMALLRTGRVLMFSADDTDFGNIDKVKTREWNPVTNSVTTPTFPYPAHKNLFCAGHCLLPDGRVLVVGGHAILAGGSAAKAVHTFDPQTNTWSRHGFMQKDRWYPTCLTLADGRALITSGSEAGGPPTVFKGIVRDVEIFDPAANSLTNFPNIHGDICMYPYMFVLPGESLFFHSRNVSWLFLPGSGTWSPTNGTWSGDIRMQSSSTRTYPGMAGCVLLPLLPEAGYAVRVLMAGGGGAKENDLNPATVATRTAEILDIDVSQNTGTWRNTDRSGAPLLMTTSRFMSDGVLLPDGTVLFVNGAATGKADHSHVSVEFAELFDPETESFRPLTSMTIPRHYHGTALLLPDGRVAVAGHTSDFNEPPVKVNRYEVEIVSPPYLFRGPQPAINGITFIGSTLGYGQALIFSTDRPDDIARVALLRPGSVTHQLNTDQRYIGLRITARSGETLSVTAPPGPGIAPPGDYLIFLVDTRGVPSRGHFVRLR, from the coding sequence ATGCATGATCACCACTTGCGCAAGGCCCAGGATCACGACGCCCCAGACCAACACGAGAGGCCGGACCACGAGGCCCCGCACCCGCACGAGGGGCCGGGCGGCCCCGTGGTGGACTACCACGTCTTCTCCACAATTCGCAGCACGCTCCGCGGACCGGTGACCCAAGGTGGGGCCAGCCGATGGGCGTCCGCTGTTGCGGTTCTCGACGAGATCGAGCAACACGTAGTGCGGCTCGACTGGTTGATCGGGCTATCCCGGCGCGCCGTCGTCGGCGAGCACGACGCACGACAACTGCTCGGCCAATGGCTCGGATCCGAACTTGCAGAAAGGCCCATCCCGGCGAGCAACGCCGAAGGCACCCTGGCGGTCGCTCGAGCCACGCTAAAGGAAGAGGGCCGTTCGGTTTCCGACCAGGAGGGCAATCTCCACGGCCACAACGGGCCCGACCACGGCGGCCAAGATGGGCGCGACCCAACGCTCGGGATAAATGTGAAGGCTATTCGCGAGCTTTTCCTCGGCGCCGTCTATGTACTGGGACCGGACAACGCCGACCGGAGACTAGAGCTCCTCCAGGTCGGCCTCCAGCGCTCGATCGGTCTGATGGACTCGCTCCATCACCAGGCGACGCGTGTACTTCAGGGACGCGAGCACCCGGACAGCATGCCCAATCTTCTCAACCAGCTACCCCGCGGGCGCGACCTCGATGTGATTCTCAAGGGATACCCGCGACCGCCAACAGCCCCGAAGCTGCCCCCATTGCCGAAGATCAACCCGATCCTTGAGTGCCTCGGGACGCTCCGAAACGGGACGGTAGGATCAGGCTCCGCAGTGTCGACCTGGATTAACGCCACCACCGACACGCTGAATCTCACCCAGCTCATTACGCGCATTGCTCCGTCCAACGTGTGCGCCGGACGCGACATCGTCATTCACGCTGACAGGTCCGAGCCGGCCAAGCAGTTTCCGCTCCCCCAGCCCGCAGACTACGGCGTCTTCCTCGAACCGTGTGGGACCCCGGCAGCGGTAAGGGAATGGGCGAACGACCACGTGACGGTAACGGTCCCCAACGGGGCACGATCTGGCTGCGTCATTTTCGGTCGCCTGCCAGCCGAGAACACGGGCGCCGGCGTGGTGCAGGCGGAGGTCGCAGCATTGGAGCGATTCAGCACATGCCTAAATAGCATCGGGGTCGGGCGGCCCCAAGTAGGGCCGATCGCACTGAATCCTCGGTCCTTCTGCAGGATAACGGTATGCTCCCCGGACAGCCCGAACCTCATCACCGTCGGCCATGCACCAGACGTTTTCTCCTTCGTCGCACGGGATCCTGCCGGACGTGAGATCGGCGCCGCTGGCGTCGAAGCCGGGACCACGGTCACCGTCGTATGGGAGGTCCGCTCCGACGCGGGCCCGCTGCAAATCGCTACCAGCGGCGCCAAGACGCTGACTGGGCAGCCGGCGATTGGTTCGGTGGTACTCTCCCCGCTGGACATGCGTACCAAGCAGACGCTGACGCTCCAAGCCACGAATTCATGCGGAACCGTGAGCCGGACGGTCGCTATTCCTGTCTTCCGCAAGCTGTACCTCGCGCCCAAGCCGCTCAGCATGATGGTGGACGGGCAAGCGACCCTGACGGTCCGGTCCTCCTGTCCGGTGACGAGTGACCTCACGGTTGCGTTCAGCGCAGCGAACTCCGACGGTACGGCTCCGCTGCGGGTTACCGTTCCACCAACTGCGACCATTCGAACAGGCCAGGATGCCGCAACCGTGTCCGTGGCCCCGGCGCTCACGGGCGGACTGGCCGCCTACATCGCCTCGCTGCGGCCCGGCTTTGCGGCAGCCGTCGTCACGGCCACCGCTGCTGACCATCAGCCGGGGTCGGTCGGCGTGTGGGTCGAGCCACCGCGCGGCCAGAGCAAGGTGGTCTCGCCGACGACCACCGACCTCGTCGCGGTGCACATGGCTCTCCTTCGGACCGGACGAGTCTTGATGTTCTCCGCCGACGACACCGATTTCGGCAACATCGACAAAGTCAAGACTCGCGAATGGAATCCAGTCACAAACTCGGTCACAACCCCCACCTTCCCCTATCCCGCACACAAGAATCTCTTCTGTGCGGGCCATTGCCTTCTGCCCGATGGCCGAGTCCTCGTCGTGGGAGGGCATGCAATATTGGCCGGTGGCTCGGCAGCCAAAGCGGTCCATACGTTCGATCCACAAACAAACACATGGAGCCGCCATGGTTTTATGCAGAAGGATCGCTGGTACCCCACCTGCCTGACGCTCGCCGACGGGAGAGCCTTGATCACGTCTGGCTCTGAGGCGGGTGGCCCGCCAACAGTCTTCAAGGGCATTGTCCGAGACGTCGAGATATTCGACCCCGCCGCCAATTCGTTAACAAACTTCCCCAACATACACGGCGACATCTGCATGTACCCCTACATGTTCGTGTTGCCGGGCGAGTCCCTCTTCTTCCATTCACGCAACGTCTCGTGGTTGTTTCTGCCAGGCTCTGGGACGTGGAGTCCGACGAACGGCACATGGAGTGGGGACATCCGAATGCAGTCCTCCTCCACGCGGACGTACCCAGGGATGGCCGGTTGCGTGCTGTTGCCGCTCCTGCCAGAAGCAGGGTACGCGGTTCGCGTTCTGATGGCGGGCGGTGGAGGTGCAAAAGAAAACGACCTGAATCCGGCCACGGTTGCGACTCGCACCGCAGAGATACTGGACATCGACGTGAGCCAAAATACTGGCACGTGGCGCAACACCGATCGAAGCGGCGCGCCGCTGCTCATGACAACCTCGCGATTCATGTCCGACGGCGTGCTCTTGCCGGACGGCACGGTGCTATTCGTCAACGGGGCAGCGACCGGTAAGGCCGATCACTCGCACGTTTCGGTGGAGTTTGCCGAACTGTTCGATCCCGAGACCGAGTCCTTTCGCCCACTGACTTCGATGACCATTCCTCGACACTACCACGGGACTGCACTTCTGCTGCCCGACGGCCGGGTGGCGGTGGCCGGGCACACGTCGGATTTCAACGAACCACCGGTGAAAGTCAACCGATACGAGGTTGAGATTGTCAGCCCACCATACCTCTTCCGCGGGCCGCAACCAGCTATCAATGGCATCACCTTCATCGGCTCTACCCTGGGCTACGGGCAGGCGCTCATCTTCTCGACGGACCGCCCAGATGACATCGCTCGTGTTGCCCTGCTGCGGCCAGGCTCAGTGACGCACCAACTGAATACGGACCAGCGGTATATCGGGCTGAGGATTACTGCACGCAGTGGCGAGACTCTTTCCGTCACAGCGCCGCCCGGCCCTGGCATAGCGCCGCCAGGTGACTACTTGATATTCCTCGTCGACACCCGAGGCGTGCCTTCGCGTGGACATTTCGTGCGCCTGAGATAG
- a CDS encoding serine peptidase has translation MTQPARAAADWIARRFGLDQQVVRLLVTTFCREVHRYLADTARRDAVRATVGDTIAAGSARVVLAHSLGSVVAYETLWARPDLEVDLLITMGSPLALPDVVFGKLDPAPISGKGRHPPGVRRWINIADPGDLIAIPRGLAGYFDGIDPDLTTPVGVFNAHKATGYLSCTTTAAARATLLAADLISARLLAAGAHRC, from the coding sequence TTGACCCAGCCAGCGCGGGCGGCGGCGGACTGGATCGCCCGCCGGTTCGGCCTCGATCAGCAGGTGGTGCGGCTGTTGGTGACGACCTTCTGCCGGGAGGTGCACCGCTACCTGGCCGACACGGCCCGGCGGGACGCGGTGCGCGCCACCGTGGGCGACACGATTGCTGCCGGCAGCGCCCGGGTGGTGCTGGCGCACTCGCTCGGGTCGGTGGTCGCCTACGAAACGCTGTGGGCGCGCCCCGACCTCGAGGTCGACCTGCTGATCACGATGGGTTCCCCACTGGCACTTCCCGACGTCGTGTTCGGCAAGCTCGACCCGGCCCCGATCAGCGGCAAGGGCCGGCACCCGCCCGGGGTGCGGCGGTGGATCAACATCGCCGACCCGGGCGATCTCATCGCCATCCCGCGCGGGCTGGCCGGCTACTTCGACGGCATCGACCCCGACCTGACCACCCCCGTCGGAGTGTTCAACGCCCACAAGGCGACCGGCTACCTGTCGTGCACGACCACCGCCGCAGCGCGGGCGACCCTGCTGGCCGCTGACCTGATCAGCGCCCGCCTGCTCGCCGCGGGCGCGCACCGCTGTTGA
- a CDS encoding helix-turn-helix domain-containing protein: MVSRPPSLALGISTSKLSRLETGQVPRIRDVRDLLEIYGAPIDLRSRVLQRAPANVVRAAVGRPAGSPTFVRPTARPPTGLAYPSGSCAIEVNSRPERLAGAAGVLFGPPTAREGWGAMRGWAEEEWLELLADLMASSLMELPVEPLARQLIRTARTRASCGA; encoded by the coding sequence GTGGTCTCTCGCCCGCCGTCGTTGGCGCTGGGGATTTCCACGTCGAAGCTGAGCCGCCTCGAGACGGGGCAGGTGCCCCGCATCCGCGACGTCCGCGACCTGCTTGAGATCTACGGCGCGCCGATCGACCTGCGTAGCCGCGTCCTCCAGCGGGCGCCCGCGAACGTCGTTCGCGCAGCAGTCGGCCGACCGGCTGGTTCGCCGACGTTCGTTCGGCCAACAGCCCGGCCGCCGACAGGGTTGGCATATCCCTCGGGTTCGTGCGCCATCGAGGTGAATTCCCGGCCGGAACGTCTCGCCGGTGCTGCCGGCGTCCTCTTCGGGCCACCGACTGCACGGGAGGGGTGGGGTGCGATGAGGGGTTGGGCGGAGGAGGAGTGGCTGGAGCTGCTCGCGGATCTCATGGCCTCTTCGCTCATGGAGCTGCCGGTCGAGCCGCTGGCACGCCAGTTGATCCGGACCGCAAGGACTCGTGCCTCATGCGGCGCCTGA
- a CDS encoding IS256 family transposase, translating to MTAPSSVDPARFLREHLASALPDLLRQMLTTFIKTLMSAEADAVCGASYGESSPDRTNVRNGYRHREFDTRAGTLDIAIPKLRSGSYFPEWLLERRRRAERALTTVVATCYLLGVSTRRMEKLVDSLGITRLSKSQVSTIAAEFDAHVADFRTRPLDQGPYTFVADALVLKVREGERVVSVHALLVTGVNADGHREILGLQVTSAEDGAGWLGFFRDLTARGLTGVRLVTSDAHCGLVEAIGATLPGASWQRCRTHYAANLMAATPKASWPWVRALLHSVYDQPDATSVHAQFVLDAVAHKLPKVAEHLDTARTDVLAFTGSPREVWRQIWSNNPSERLNREIRRRTDVVGVFPDRDALIRLVGAVLAEQHDEWAEGCRYLGLDVLARARLTPRSRHQHQYQHQHRGGHDRHHPGAQRLTHRKIRDNRQTPRPWT from the coding sequence ATGACTGCACCGAGCAGTGTCGATCCTGCCCGTTTCCTGCGCGAGCACCTGGCCTCCGCCTTGCCGGACCTGCTGCGCCAGATGCTGACCACCTTCATCAAAACCCTGATGTCCGCCGAGGCCGACGCCGTCTGCGGCGCCAGCTACGGCGAATCGAGTCCGGACCGGACCAACGTGCGCAACGGCTACCGACACCGCGAGTTCGACACCCGCGCCGGCACCCTCGACATCGCGATCCCCAAGCTGCGCTCGGGGTCCTACTTCCCCGAGTGGTTGCTCGAGCGCCGCCGCCGCGCCGAACGCGCCCTCACCACCGTGGTGGCCACCTGCTACCTGCTCGGCGTGTCCACGCGACGGATGGAGAAGCTGGTCGACTCGTTGGGGATCACCCGGCTGTCCAAGTCGCAGGTCTCAACCATAGCCGCTGAGTTCGACGCCCACGTCGCAGACTTCCGCACCCGCCCACTCGACCAAGGCCCTTACACCTTCGTCGCCGACGCCCTCGTGCTCAAGGTCCGCGAGGGCGAGCGGGTGGTCAGCGTGCACGCCCTGCTCGTCACCGGCGTCAACGCCGATGGACATCGGGAGATCCTCGGTCTGCAGGTCACCTCGGCCGAGGACGGCGCCGGCTGGCTGGGGTTCTTCCGTGACCTGACCGCCCGCGGCCTGACCGGGGTCCGGCTCGTGACCTCCGATGCGCACTGCGGGCTGGTCGAGGCCATCGGCGCCACCCTGCCCGGCGCGAGCTGGCAGAGATGCCGCACGCACTATGCGGCGAACCTGATGGCCGCGACCCCGAAGGCGTCCTGGCCGTGGGTGCGGGCGTTGCTGCACTCGGTTTATGACCAGCCCGACGCCACCTCGGTCCACGCGCAGTTCGTGTTGGACGCGGTGGCCCACAAGCTCCCCAAGGTGGCCGAGCACCTCGACACCGCCCGCACGGACGTGTTGGCCTTCACCGGATCCCCGAGAGAGGTCTGGCGCCAGATCTGGTCCAACAACCCCTCCGAGCGGCTGAACCGGGAGATCCGCCGCCGCACCGACGTGGTCGGCGTCTTCCCCGACCGCGACGCCCTGATCCGCCTCGTCGGCGCCGTCCTGGCCGAGCAACACGACGAATGGGCCGAAGGCTGCCGCTACCTCGGCCTCGACGTCCTGGCCCGCGCCCGCCTCACACCCCGTTCCCGACACCAGCACCAGTACCAGCACCAGCACCGAGGAGGTCACGACCGACACCATCCCGGCGCTCAGCGCCTAACCCACAGGAAGATACGCGACAACCGCCAAACACCACGCCCGTGGACTTGA
- a CDS encoding cell division protein FtsK produces the protein MAATHERTRTTLRWAVRNGIVYIATGMWVAARRVWEARTQSRYERMMRQAELAGDMQRLIDWEQRAERARAMRHKRRMDWIYAPFALARAVAVAAMTVTGMLLALGITLAVGYSDISWVLAPLQAAVDLIAWVVWLVTVVWLPLMLAAPWLALAVLWQLGRAHGRVPAWAAPVRSQEHENVIVTPGGIATALAHLGISKLNEAIKKGWEVEFLTPPVRVNNCGYHAVFSLPWGVTPTMIADRRDVLARNLMRAPLEVWPSAGERAGYVDLWVADPGSTEKPAPPYPLLNNGKADVFAGIPLGVSQRGEIIAVALPGANLVYGGLMGQGKSNAARVIMLGAALDPLAELWVFVFANNGDFDAYRPRLARYKRGIDDDVAAAALTALRELYEKVAQREARLAELGAKKVTRALAEKHPELRPLVALFSECHELSGHEQFGKEAADLVVQTMRRGRKTAITLAFDTQSSRADAIPPKIVELVKINACFAVKSWRSNDGFLGDGSFQAGIRASELRPGKDVGTSLLTGATEERFEILKWFYIEADDDTGYDAAAEVIGRAMTYLDAHTPNAAIEAEVDEEVGESRDLLDDLIAVLADQRVPAADVPARLRDLAPRCGTYRGLNGVKLREVLEREYGIRVPSTGNRYPIDPITVRARAAERDAARRDDEE, from the coding sequence GTGGCGGCCACGCACGAGCGGACCCGCACGACGCTGCGGTGGGCGGTCCGCAACGGCATCGTCTACATCGCCACCGGCATGTGGGTGGCGGCGCGGCGGGTGTGGGAGGCACGCACCCAGTCCCGCTACGAGCGGATGATGCGCCAGGCCGAACTGGCGGGCGATATGCAACGCCTGATCGACTGGGAACAGCGCGCGGAGCGGGCGCGCGCCATGCGGCACAAGCGGCGGATGGACTGGATCTACGCCCCATTCGCCCTCGCCAGGGCCGTTGCCGTCGCGGCGATGACAGTCACGGGGATGCTGCTGGCGTTGGGGATCACCCTCGCCGTCGGCTACAGCGACATCTCATGGGTGCTTGCGCCGTTGCAGGCGGCGGTGGACCTGATCGCCTGGGTGGTGTGGCTGGTCACCGTGGTATGGCTGCCGCTGATGCTGGCGGCCCCATGGTTGGCGCTGGCGGTGCTGTGGCAACTCGGCCGGGCCCACGGCCGCGTCCCTGCCTGGGCAGCGCCGGTCCGCTCGCAGGAGCACGAGAACGTGATCGTCACCCCCGGCGGGATCGCGACGGCACTGGCGCATCTGGGCATCAGCAAGCTCAACGAGGCGATCAAGAAGGGCTGGGAGGTGGAGTTCCTGACTCCGCCGGTGCGGGTGAACAACTGCGGCTATCACGCGGTGTTCTCCCTGCCCTGGGGCGTGACCCCGACGATGATCGCCGATCGGCGGGACGTGTTGGCCCGCAATCTGATGCGCGCCCCGCTGGAGGTGTGGCCGTCTGCAGGGGAACGGGCCGGCTACGTCGACCTGTGGGTGGCGGACCCGGGTTCCACCGAGAAGCCCGCCCCGCCCTACCCGCTGCTGAACAACGGGAAGGCCGACGTGTTCGCCGGCATCCCGCTCGGTGTGTCCCAGCGCGGCGAGATCATCGCTGTCGCGTTGCCCGGCGCTAACCTCGTCTACGGCGGCCTCATGGGGCAGGGCAAGAGCAACGCCGCCCGCGTCATCATGCTCGGCGCCGCGCTGGATCCGCTCGCCGAGCTGTGGGTGTTCGTGTTCGCCAACAACGGCGACTTCGACGCCTACCGGCCGAGGTTGGCCCGCTACAAGCGGGGGATCGACGACGACGTGGCCGCTGCTGCGTTGACCGCGCTGCGCGAGCTGTACGAGAAGGTCGCGCAGCGCGAGGCGCGGTTGGCCGAGCTGGGCGCGAAGAAGGTCACCCGCGCCCTTGCCGAGAAGCATCCGGAGTTGCGGCCGCTGGTGGCGTTGTTCTCCGAATGTCACGAGCTGTCCGGCCATGAGCAGTTCGGGAAAGAAGCCGCTGATCTGGTGGTGCAGACCATGCGCCGCGGCCGGAAGACCGCGATCACGCTGGCGTTCGACACCCAGTCGTCGCGAGCGGACGCGATCCCTCCGAAGATCGTCGAGCTGGTGAAGATCAACGCGTGTTTCGCGGTGAAGTCCTGGCGCTCCAATGATGGCTTCCTTGGTGACGGCTCGTTCCAGGCAGGCATTCGGGCCAGCGAACTGCGGCCTGGAAAGGACGTCGGAACTTCGCTGCTGACCGGAGCCACCGAGGAGCGGTTCGAGATCCTGAAGTGGTTCTACATCGAAGCCGATGACGACACGGGCTATGACGCCGCTGCCGAAGTCATCGGGCGTGCGATGACTTACCTCGATGCGCACACACCGAATGCGGCGATCGAAGCAGAGGTAGACGAGGAAGTGGGGGAGTCTCGTGATCTACTCGACGACCTGATTGCGGTATTGGCTGACCAGCGAGTGCCTGCCGCTGATGTGCCCGCTCGACTTCGGGATCTCGCGCCGCGCTGCGGCACCTACCGCGGCCTGAACGGCGTCAAGCTTCGAGAGGTGTTGGAGCGCGAGTACGGCATCAGGGTGCCGTCGACGGGCAACCGCTACCCCATCGATCCGATCACGGTGCGTGCCCGCGCTGCCGAGCGCGACGCGGCCCGCCGGGACGATGAGGAGTAG
- a CDS encoding recombinase family protein, whose translation MDDASAEVVRRIFAEYLDGKGDRAIAGGLNRDGIPCPSARRPDQNRHRLADGWQASTVRAILDNPRYTGYAFFGRWTKHETLLDPDDVAAGHVVRFRRAGADRVVRSREQAHPAIVSVETFTEAQLRRRSRAAGGNRERAKLERTRTTGTRLYLLRGMVRCALCSRRMQGAVIRKREIYYRCLARTLAPGAAAHADHPRTVNLREYDVLEPLNAWIGHLFDRRNVDRTVAALVASQDGGGKSGKREAAKKRLADAEKRLRRFQDAIAVGIDPNAMVDAINESQAQRAAAQAELNGAPAPTTVTDAEVYAMIDSLGDIGAVLKDAKPESLERLYRELRIELRYQPHERAVDVQLAPRVVSACVRGGT comes from the coding sequence ATGGACGACGCGTCTGCCGAGGTGGTGCGGCGGATCTTCGCGGAGTACCTCGACGGTAAGGGTGACCGGGCGATCGCGGGTGGTCTCAACCGCGACGGTATCCCGTGTCCGTCGGCGCGGCGCCCTGATCAGAATCGTCACCGGCTCGCCGATGGGTGGCAAGCCAGCACGGTTCGGGCGATCCTCGACAACCCTCGCTACACCGGCTATGCGTTCTTCGGCCGCTGGACGAAGCACGAGACCCTGCTCGACCCAGATGACGTCGCGGCGGGGCATGTGGTCCGGTTCCGGCGGGCGGGAGCGGATCGGGTGGTGCGGTCGCGAGAGCAGGCGCACCCGGCGATCGTGTCCGTTGAGACGTTCACTGAGGCCCAGTTGCGACGGCGCTCCCGTGCCGCCGGCGGCAATCGCGAGCGAGCCAAGCTGGAGCGCACCCGGACGACCGGAACTCGGCTGTACCTGCTGCGCGGGATGGTCCGGTGCGCGCTGTGCAGTCGGAGGATGCAGGGCGCGGTGATCCGCAAACGCGAGATCTACTACCGCTGCCTTGCCCGGACGCTCGCCCCTGGGGCCGCCGCGCACGCGGACCACCCACGGACCGTCAACCTGCGCGAGTACGACGTGCTGGAGCCCTTGAACGCGTGGATAGGGCACTTGTTCGACCGGCGCAACGTCGATCGGACCGTCGCGGCGCTGGTCGCCTCGCAGGACGGCGGGGGCAAGTCGGGCAAGCGCGAGGCGGCGAAGAAGCGGCTCGCGGACGCCGAGAAGCGGCTCAGGCGGTTCCAGGATGCGATCGCGGTTGGGATCGACCCGAACGCCATGGTCGACGCGATCAACGAGTCGCAGGCGCAGCGGGCCGCCGCGCAGGCTGAGCTGAACGGCGCTCCCGCCCCGACCACGGTCACGGACGCCGAGGTCTACGCCATGATCGATTCGCTGGGCGACATCGGCGCGGTGCTGAAGGATGCGAAGCCGGAGAGCCTGGAGCGGCTCTACCGGGAGCTTCGGATCGAACTGAGGTACCAACCACACGAGCGAGCGGTCGATGTCCAGCTCGCTCCGCGTGTGGTTAGCGCGTGTGTCCGAGGGGGGACTTGA
- a CDS encoding M20/M25/M40 family metallo-hydrolase, whose translation MTRQGAAEDEVVELTSELIRIDTTNTGDLETTTGEREAAEYVAGKLTEVGYEVEVLDSGAPGRSNVICRLAGADPSRGALLVHGHLDVVPADAAEWSVHPFSGAVQDGYVWGRGAVDMKDMVGMTLAVARRFKRDGVVPPRDIVFAFVADEEAGGSYGAQWLVEHRPDLFEGCTEAVGEVGGFSLTLGEDQRVYLIEAAEKGIAWMRLRARGKPGHGSFLHDDNAVTHVAEAVARLGNHTFPLVLTDTVRAFLEQMSQLTGLEFPEDDLEGALAKLGPLSRLVGATIRDTANPTMLSAGYKANVIPSTAEAVVDCRMLPGREEAFLREVDELLGPDVTREWVQHLPAVETPFGGPLTEAMAAALREEDPGAKTVPYMLSGGTDAKSFAELGMQCYGFAPLRLPPDLDFASLFHGIDERVPVDALQFGTRVLDRFLRTC comes from the coding sequence GTGACCAGGCAAGGAGCAGCCGAGGACGAGGTCGTCGAGCTGACGTCGGAGCTCATCCGCATCGACACGACGAACACCGGTGACCTCGAGACGACGACGGGGGAGCGGGAGGCCGCCGAGTACGTGGCGGGGAAGCTCACCGAGGTCGGGTACGAGGTGGAGGTGCTCGATTCGGGGGCGCCGGGGCGGTCGAACGTGATCTGCCGGCTGGCCGGGGCTGATCCGTCGCGGGGGGCGCTGCTCGTGCACGGGCATCTCGACGTGGTGCCGGCCGACGCCGCCGAGTGGTCGGTGCACCCGTTCTCCGGGGCGGTGCAGGACGGCTACGTGTGGGGTCGGGGCGCGGTCGACATGAAGGACATGGTCGGCATGACGCTGGCCGTTGCGCGCCGGTTCAAGCGGGACGGGGTGGTGCCGCCGCGGGACATCGTCTTCGCGTTCGTCGCGGACGAGGAGGCGGGTGGGTCGTACGGGGCGCAGTGGCTCGTGGAGCACCGTCCCGACCTGTTCGAGGGGTGTACCGAGGCCGTCGGGGAGGTGGGCGGGTTCTCGCTCACCCTCGGCGAGGACCAGCGGGTCTACCTCATCGAGGCGGCCGAGAAGGGCATCGCGTGGATGCGGCTGCGCGCCCGCGGCAAGCCGGGGCACGGGTCGTTCCTGCACGACGACAACGCCGTCACGCACGTGGCCGAGGCGGTTGCGCGGCTCGGGAACCACACGTTCCCGCTGGTGCTCACCGACACCGTCCGCGCGTTCCTCGAACAGATGTCGCAGCTGACCGGGCTGGAGTTCCCCGAGGACGACCTGGAGGGCGCGCTCGCGAAGCTCGGGCCCCTCTCGCGCCTCGTCGGGGCGACCATCCGCGACACCGCGAACCCGACCATGCTCTCGGCCGGGTACAAGGCGAACGTGATCCCGTCCACGGCGGAGGCAGTCGTCGACTGCCGGATGCTGCCCGGGCGGGAGGAGGCGTTCCTGCGGGAGGTCGACGAGCTGCTCGGCCCCGACGTCACGCGCGAGTGGGTGCAGCACCTGCCTGCGGTCGAGACGCCGTTCGGGGGCCCCCTGACCGAGGCGATGGCGGCCGCGCTGCGTGAGGAGGACCCCGGCGCGAAGACCGTGCCGTACATGCTCTCCGGCGGCACGGACGCCAAGTCGTTCGCCGAGCTCGGCATGCAGTGCTACGGGTTCGCCCCGCTGCGGTTGCCGCCGGACCTCGACTTCGCCTCGCTCTTCCACGGCATCGACGAGCGGGTGCCGGTGGACGCCCTGCAGTTCGGCACCCGGGTGCTCGACCGGTTCCTGCGGACCTGCTGA